TTTGTTTACCCCTCTCTTAGGTGACACCACATTAAAAACTGTGCAGGGAGCTGTGACAAAGATCTGTAAGGACCACGGCTTGATTGATGACTTGATCTACTTCAGTAGTGATGTTGTGACTGACAGTGTGTTTCTGAACGTGGGACAAAAAGTCACTGCCAttgtggaagaagagaaaacatatgGATGGAAAGCGATCAAAGTAAGATTAGTATGAGTTTGGGGGCCATCTTTATTCCTGGGGGGATTTCAATCTTGCTTCTGTTTATTCAGCCTCTCTAAAGTGACCTGGCATGGCAGAGGTAGAGTGGAATTTGAAGTCCAATTCACTGTGTTGTGTGGTACACTTGTTCCTATCTTTGTAGTGCTTTCTATTTATCAAAGTAGAAATTGTATATCTATTCTTCAGCACTAAAActatttaacaataataattattagagTCTAGATTATTATACTGCAACTTCCTTTTCTCACCCAAGTAAAGGATTTTTGATTTTGCTGAAATGTAATTGCTAGGTGAACAGacatgcactttatttttttaagtttatttattttgagagagagagagagagagagagagagaggagagagagagaattctaagcactaagcaggctccatggtcagggcagagcccaacttggggcttgatcccatgactctgggatcatgacttgagctaaaatcaagagtttgacactcaactgattgagccacccgggcaccccaagagTCTCCATTTTTAAGGACATAGTTCGATGACATTTTTAGTAAATTGTACAGAGTCATGCAGTCATCACCTCAATGTagacatttaccattttaatagaTAACTGTCAAATTATGCTTCAGCTTTATTGTACCAATTGGCACTGTCAACAGCAGGCTGTGAAAATGCCTGTTTGCCAATATTGACAGGGTTGGAAATATTCCAATCTTCGAAATCTTttccaatctttaaaaaaaggcagtctaataattttattttgcatttctttaagtGTTGGGGAGagtacaacattttttttttcttagagctaTTTCTAGTAGGAGCATCAGAGCTGTTTGTACGTTATGGAAATTAGAGCTTTGTTAGGAAATTTATCATATGAACGTTTTGCCAGTATTTCCTCcaagactgtttttaaaaatttttttaatctgttgtttatttctgagagacagagcacgagtgggggaggggcagagagagagggagacatagagtccaaagcaggctccaggccctgaggtgtcagcacagagcccaacgaagggcttgaactcacgaactgggagatcatgacctgagccaaagtcagatgcttaacagactaagccacccaggcagctctgtttgtctttttagagcttcccccttcccccattaTCTTCCCAACTTtatctcatgctctctccctctgaggGCACTGATCTGGaatcttttagttttcttccttgttcttctACATTGAGATGTGTTGTCTCTCCTCCCTTGTCatttccctgcccctgtcctcaACCCTACACACATTTGCCAGgtaaaaatctttctcttttctcacagCTTATATCAAATCCCACTCTCTCCAGGAAGTTGTcctatattcttctttttaagtttttaaaatttattaaatttttttttaagtttattgattgatttatttttgagagagagagagagagacagagagagtgagcaggggagggggagagagagagagggagagagagaatctgaagcgggtccacactgtcagcatggagcccaacgtggggctcaaactcacaaaccgtgagatcatgacctgagccaaaacaaatagtcagatacttaacctactaagccactcaggtgcccctaaaatttatttaaataatctctacatgcatgtggggctcgaactcacaactccaagatcatgactgagctagACAGGCACCCTGTTGTCCTATATTCTTTCAGTCTGAAATTCCCTCCCTGCTGGGAATTCGCAGCAGCCAGCATTTGCACTTGGTTTTACCATTTGTCACAACTTGCACTGAAttagtgatttttgtcttttactcCCCTTTGATTGTGACTTGCTGGAGGGCAGGAACAGTATATCTTTTACCTTCAAATCTAGTACCATCAGTGCATTAAACCTAGTTGGTACACAAATTGTGTTtttagacacattttaaaaatatatgacatggggctcctgggtagctcagtcggttaggcctttgacttcggctcaggtcatgatctcgcagttcgtgagttcgagccccaggttgggctctgtgctgacagctcagagcctggagtctgcttcagattctgtctgtctgtctctctttctctctgcccctcctgcacgcatgctctgcctctctcaagaataagtaaacattaaaaaaatatatgacagaACAACACAAAGAGTGCGCCCTCATTTAAACAATgaacttaaggggtgcctgggtggctcagttggttaagtgtccaactttggctcaagtcatggtatcatggttcgtgggttcaagtcccatgtcaggctctgtgctgacatcttggagcctggagcctgcttctgattctgtgtctccctctctctctgtccctcccccgctcgcactgtctcactctgtctctcaaaggtgaataagtgttaaaaaaatttaaacaatggtCTTTAATTAAATATACTGTGTCGATATTGGGTCATCAATTGAACCAATGTACCAATCAAACAAATGCAAGATTCTAGTAATAGGGCAAACTAAGAATGGAGGAGAGGAATGTATGGGAAATTTCTGCTCAATTTTTGCAaacttctgtaaaaaataaagtaatgaaaGATATAAAGCTCACTCATTATTTTATCATCATCTCATGTCTATCATATGTTTGTCAGGTGAAATCTATTCACCACTGTTATAGTTGTTTGTTTAAACCACTTCTTGAATGACAATGATTGAAgtgtgtttctgctttttaaatttgtgttatgTTTGCAgtaattgtttctttatttctcaggTGGTTGCTCTCTGTGATAGTTGCCATGGCAATGGAATGTCCAACTCCTACGCCAGAGTTTCATTTGCCTCTATTACCTCTGCAGAGGAAGGGGCTGACTACATTGATCATACAACTTACTTCTCACTAGATGTTGTTTGTAAAGGTacaatttacatcttttaaaatttaatattaggTTTTAtctattgtttcattttatagattggATTTGCAGATGGTTATAGGCATCATTTCCAGCGTCAAATTTCAAACACGCTACTTGGCAAGACGATTTTCACATTAGAACTACTTCTCTAGCATTCTTGGCTCCAATCAGAGGCTCTTTAATGCTTGAGATCGACCTTTGGAGTTGAAGATAACGTGCAACAAGGGACAGATACCTAATGTTCTTAAGAATTCATGCTGCCATTTGTTACCATTTTATTAGATGCAACAGCtagtgtttttgtaatttttccatTCATATAGGCATAGAATTTATAATCTAACAGAAAAACATTAAGGGAtgctcttttttgaaaaatattttaaatgctttaaaataaatttggagataGCCTTGTACCTTTCTGTTGGCTTGCAAACTGGCCCCTGTacatggagggcaaggagagatcAAAGAAACAGGCAAACCCCTCCCAATTGGTAGGTGGCCAGtgtaataagcaagggaactgaCATACAAGGCGTGTCTTGGGTGGACACCAAGTGAATAGATCTCTGCACCcacctgccagaatcttaaaaattTACATTGATGCCTTAATTGCATTGTTACATACACTGTCCAGGTGGTCTCAGCAAAACCTTGATCTCTAAATGCTATGTCCTCCAGctgtgggggtggtgggcagaacATAACGTTCCAaagacgggggcggggggggggggtgatgaagAGCCTCCAGCCACCTGGGGTCCAGCTCATGGGTCAACTCGTGGTCACGTC
The DNA window shown above is from Lynx canadensis isolate LIC74 chromosome X, mLynCan4.pri.v2, whole genome shotgun sequence and carries:
- the CT55 gene encoding cancer/testis antigen 55; the protein is LLGDTTLKTVQGAVTKICKDHGLIDDLIYFSSDVVTDSVFLNVGQKVTAIVEEEKTYGWKAIKVVALCDSCHGNGMSNSYARVSFASITSAEEGADYIDHTTYFSLDVVCKGFEPYQGDRVEVEFSTQSDPLGRRALSVKPLRHKHVHEVYITSLHGRNGVIDDSIFFTLESLKLPDGYTPQISDVVNAVVVESSQSCYMWRAISMTPVKRW